A region from the Dendropsophus ebraccatus isolate aDenEbr1 chromosome 1, aDenEbr1.pat, whole genome shotgun sequence genome encodes:
- the LOC138784743 gene encoding extracellular calcium-sensing receptor-like, with product MQLRFMLGILHFCDCIESSCRLTGSDITPDMSLDGTIIIGSVMNVHLNRIYPNTSFKERPGPAVCKTLKLDNYQRAQAGLFAVEEINKNPEFLPNITLGFQLYDSCTVLQKSVSGTLQLLSGHEQPLPNYRCNQDTQLAAVIGHSASTETILLAHILGLYRYPQISFFATSSRLSDRTQFQSFFRTVPSDAFQSRGLAQLVLHFGWTWIGLVAIDNDYGLQGIQLVKRDILQAGACVAFTETIISSQEDRNSPHIAQVVKDSTATAVVFFSTDIDLKFVLDEMLRQNVTRKVLIASESWATSSFLSVNKYSRLLLGTIGFALHSGSIPGFEDFLNKINPSMVVGNRYIKILWEQVFGCKFQDLTSPETSSNSLVKVCTSQESLISIRNIFNDVSNLRVTYNVYLAVHAVAKALSDLAKCKKREGPFLNGTCADIHNFKPWQLLHYMKRLHMNISSSRQLFFDENGDPPASYDIVNWQPSPEGQLQQVKVGSYDTSITSGNDFIINTSHIQWGNGHHWVPVSVCSPSCPPGFRQATKEGEPSCCFQCIPCPQGEIANHTDSLECTKCQWDMWPNPTQDHCVPKTKEFLSHEDPLGITLMATGISSSLVPVAIFGLFIHYRTTPIVRANNYSLSCLLLLSLSLCFLCSLIFIGYPEYEICLLRQVTFGIVFALCVSCILAKTIMVVIAFKATRPGSQLRQWTRPRVSYLIVTSCILIQVFLCIMWLTLSPPFLEVKSESNSGVLIIQCNEGSPLAFWSMLGYLGLLASISFIVAFLARRLPDSFNEAKFITFSMLAFLSVWMSYIPASLSSRGKYMVAMEIFAIQSSTWGLVIFMFLPKCFIIVFRPDMNSREKLMAKQKM from the exons ATGCAGCTTCGGTTCATGTTGGGTATCTTACACTTCTGTGACTGCATTGAGTCTAGTTGCAGACTGACCGGCAGCGATATAACACCAGACATGTCATTGGACGGGACTATAATCATCGGATCCGTGATGAATGTTCACCTGAACAGAATCTACCCGAACACCAGTTTCAAGGAGAGGCCTGGTCCTGCCGTCTGTAAGAC CTTGAAGTTAGATAACTACCAACGTGCTCAAGCCGGCCTTTTCGCCGTGGAGGAAATTAATAAAAATCCTGAATTTTTGCCAAATATCACCTTGGGATTCCAGCTGTATGACTCTTGTACAGTCCTCCAGAAATCAGTGTCAGGAACTCTGCAGCTATTGAGTGGACATGAACAACCTCTACCCAACTATCGATGTAACCAGGACACCCAGTTGGCTGCAGTAATCGGACATTCTGCATCTACAGAGACAATTTTACTGGCTCATATACTAGGGCTGTACAGGTATCCACAA ATTAGCTTCTTTGCCACAAGCTCTCGCCTCAGTGACCGTACCCAGTTCCAATCATTCTTTAGAACAGTCCCCAGTGATGCCTTCCAGTCTCGGGGTCTAGCACAGCTGGTATTACACTTTGGATGGACCTGGATTGGTTTGGTGGCCATCGATAATGATTATGGATTGCAAGGTATCCAACTGGTTAAGAGGGATATACTACAAGCTGGAGCCTGTGTGGCCTTCACAGAGACCATAATCTCTAGCCAAGAAGATCGAAATTCTCCACATATTGCTCAGGTGGTTAAAGACTCAACAGCCACAGCTGTGGTCTTCTTCTCTACTGATATTGACTTAAAATTTGTACTTGATGAGATGCTGAGACAGAATGTGACAAGGAAAGTGTTGATTGCCAGTGAGTCTTGGGCTACTTCATCTTTCTTGTCAGTGAACAAATATTCAAGACTTCTCCTTGGAACAATCGGTTTTGCCCTCCATAGTGGAAGTATTCCAGGATTTGAAGATTTTCTCAACAAGATAAATCCATCTATGGTTGTGGGAAACCGGTATATAAAAATACTCTGGGAACAAGTTTTTGGCTGCAAATTCCAAGACCTGACATCCCCTGAAACCTCATCGAACTCATTGGTAAAAGTATGTACCAGCCAAGAAAGTCTTATTAGCATCCGGAACATTTTTAATGATGTCTCTAATCTAAGAGTAACATACAATGTCTATCTAGCAGTTCATGCAGTAGCAAAAGCTCTGAGCGATTTGGCTAAATGCAAGAAAAGAGAAGGACCATTCCTCAATGGAACATGTGCTGATATTCATAACTTTAAACCTTGGCAG TTGTTGCACTACATGAAAAGGTTACATATGAACATTTCCAGTAGTAGACAACTCTTTTTCGATGAGAACGGAGATCCACCTGCTTCTTATGATATAGTGAACTGGCAGCCGAGCCCTGAAGGTCAACTCCAACAAGTCAAAGTGGGCAGCTATGATACCAGTATAACTAGTGGGAATGATTTTATTATTAATACCagccacatacagtggggaaatggACACCATTGG GTCCCTGTTTCGGTTTGCAGCCCCAGTTGTCCACCAGGCTTCAGGCAAGCAACGAAAGAAGGGGAACCTTCGTGCTGCTTCCAATGCATCCCATGTCCACAAGGAGAAATAGCCAACCACACAG ATTCACTGGAATGTACAAAATGTCAGTGGGATATGTGGCCAAATCCAACTCAAGATCATTGTGTTCCAAAGACCAAAGAATTCCTTTCACATGAAGATCCACTGGGTATCACCTTAATGGCTACTGGCATTTCCTCATCATTGGTTCCTGTGGCGATCTTTGGACTTTTTATTCACTACAGAACAACCCCCATTGTTCGGGCTAATAACTACTCCTTAAGTTGTCTTCTCCTGTTGTCATTATCGCTCTGTTTTCTCTGTTCTTTAATCTTTATTGGTTATCCAGAGTATGAGATCTGTCTTTTAAGACAAGTGACTTTTGGTATTGTATTTGCACTTTGTGTTTCCTGTATCTTGGCCAAAACCATTATGGTAGTCATAGCTTTTAAGGCCACAAGACCTGGTAGTCAACTAAGACAATGGACTAGACCACGAGTATCATATCTCATAGTCACCTCATGTATACTCATTCAGGTATTTCTTTGTATTATGTGGCTGACACTTTCTCCTCCCTTCCTAGAAGTCAAATCAGAAAGTAATTCAGGAGTACTGATTATTCAGTGTAACGAAGGGTCACCTTTGGCTTTTTGGTCTATGCTTGGCTACCTTGGTCTTTTGGCCTCCATTAGCTTCATTGTGGCTTTCTTGGCCAGGAGACTTCCAGACAGCTTCAATGAGGCCAAgttcatcaccttcagcatgctggcctTCCTGAGTGTCTGGATGTCCTACATTCCCGCATCCCTCAGTTCCCGCGGAAAATATATGGTGGCCATGGAGATCTTTGCTATCCAATCATCAACCTGGGGTCTGGTTATTTTCATGTTCCTTCCAAAATGTTTCATCATTGTATTCAGACCCGACATGAACTCAAGAGAGAAACTGATGGCAAAACAGAAAATGTAA
- the LOC138784748 gene encoding extracellular calcium-sensing receptor-like: protein MWLLFTLCVLRFCEFVESSCRLSGGELTSGMSLAGNIIIGVVVPVHVDKIYLKINYKERPGPAACKTFRLENYQRVQAVHFTVEEIAKTPSFLSNITLGFQIFDSCAVLQRAVSGTLQLLSGQGQSVPNYQCNQDTRTVPSDAFQSRGLAQLVLHFRWTWIGLVALDDDYGQQGIQIVKRDILQAGACVAFTENIISSRQDRNAPYIAQVVKDSTVTVVVIFSTDVDLGFILDEMLRQNVTGKVLIASEAWATSSYLTANKYSRLLLGTIGFALPGGNMSGFGDYLNRINPSMVMGNQWIRLLWEQVFGCKFLDKTSTNDLSNSSVKECTGQEKLESIQNNFNDVSSLRVTYNVYTAVHAIAKALNNLGKCKKGDGPFPNGTCADIVNFKPWQLLYYMKKLHMNMSDGRQLFFDENGDPPAVYDIVNWQLSPDGKLQQVKVGSYDTSKTSGNVFTINTSYVHWGAGDHEIPLSVCSPSCRPGFRKAARRGEPSCCFQCIPCPYGEISNQTDSLQCKKCPWDMWPNPSQDHCVSKTQEFLSHKDPLGVTLMATGISSSLVPLAIIGLFIHYRTTPIVRANNYFLSCLLLLSISLCFLCSLIFIGYPQYEICLLRQVTFGFVFALCVSCILAKTIMVVIAFKATRPGSQLRKWTRPRVSYFIVISCVLIQIFLCIMWLTFSPPFLEVKSESNSEVLIIQCNEGSPLAFWSMLGYLGLLASISFIVAFLARRLPDSFNEAKFITFSMLAFLTVWVSYIPASLSSQGKYMVAMEIFAIQSSTWGLVICMFLPKCFIIVFRPDMNSREKLTTKQKN, encoded by the exons ATGTGGCTTCTGTTCACACTCTGTGTCCTCCGCTTCTGTGAATTTGTTGAATCTAGTTGCAGACTGAGCGGCGGCGAGCTGACATCAGGCATGTCATTGGCTGGAAATATAATAATAGGGGTGGTCGTCCCCGTTCATGTGGACAAAATATATCTGAAGATCAATTACAAGGAGAGGCCGGGCCCTGCTGCCTGTAAGAC CTTCAGGTTAGAAAACTACCAGCGTGTCCAAGCTGTGCATTTCACTGTTGAGGAAATTGCCAAAACACCAAGTTTTTTGTCAAACATCACCTTAGGATTCCAGATCTTTGATTCTTGTGCAGTTCtccagagagcagtgtcaggaaCTTTACAGCTGTTGAGTGGACAAGGACAATCTGTTCCTAACTATCAATGCAACCAAGATACCCG AACAGTCCCCAGTGATGCCTTCCAATCTCGGGGTCTAGCACAGCTTGTGTTGCACTTTAGATGGACCTGGATTGGTTTGGTGGCTCTCGATGATGATTACGGGCAGCAAGGTATCCAAATAGTCAAGAGGGATATACTACAAGCCGGTGCCTGTGTGGCTTTCACAGAGAACATAATCTCCAGCCGGCAAGATAGAAATGCCCCTTATATTGCTCAGGTGGTTAAGGACTCAACAGTCACAGTGGTGGTCATCTTCTCTACTGATGTAGACCTGGGCTTTATACTGGATGAAATGCTGAGGCAGAACGTCACAGGGAAAGTTTTGATTGCCAGTGAGGCTTGGGCTACTTCGTCTTACTTGACGGCAAATAAATATTCAAGACTTCTTCTTGGAACAATCGGTTTTGCCCTCCCTGGTGGAAACATGTCGGGATTTGGAGATTACCTCAACAGGATCAATCCATCCATGGTTATGGGAAATCAATGGATAAGACTATTATGGGAACAAGTTTTTGGTTGCAAATTTTTGGACAAGACATCCACCAATGACCTTTCAAATTCATCAGTAAAAGAATGTACCGGCCAAGAAAAACTTGAGAGCATCCAGAATAATTTCAATGATGTCTCTAGTCTACGGGTAACCTACAATGTTTATACAGCTGTTCATGCTATTGCAAAAGCTTTGAATAATTTGGGTAAATGCAAGAAGGGAGATGGACCATTCCCCAATGGAACATGTGCTGATATTGTAAACTTTAAGCCTTGGCAG TTGTTGTACTACATGAAGAAGTTACATATGAACATGTCCGATGGTAGACAACTCTTTTTTGATGAGAACGGAGATCCACCTGCTGTGTATGATATAGTGAACTGGCAGCTGAGCCCTGACGGAAAACTCCAGCAAGTCAAAGTGGGCAGCTATGATACCAGTAAAACCAGTGGGAATGTCTTTACTATTAATACCAGCTACGTACATTGGGGAGCTGGAGACCATGAG ATCCCTCTTTCAGTTTGTAGCCCCAGTTGTCGACCAGGCTTCAGAAAAGCAGCCAGAAGAGGTGAACCTTCGTGCTGCTTCCAATGTATTCCTTGTCCTTACGGAGAAATATCCAACCAAACAG attcactacaatgtaaaaaatgcCCGTGGGATATGTGGCCAAATCCATCCCAAGATCATTGTGTTTCGAAGACCCAAGAGTTTCTTTCCCATAAAGATCCACTGGGCGTCACCTTAATGGCTACCGGCATCTCCTCATCATTGGTTCCTTTGGCAATCATTGGACTTTTTATTCACTACAGAACAACCCCCATTGTTCGGGCCAATAACTATTTCTTAAGTTGTCTTCTTCTGCTATCAATATCGCTCTGTTTTCTCTGTTCTTTAATCTTTATTGGTTATCCCCAGTATGAGATCTGTCTTTTAAGACAAGTGACTTTTGGTTTTGTATTTGCACTTTGTGTCTCCTGTATCTTGGCCAAAACCATTATGGTAGTCATAGCTTTTAAGGCCACAAGGCCTGGTAGTCAACTGAGGAAATGGACTAGACCTCGTGTATCATATTTCATAGTCATCTCATGTGTCCTCATTCAGATCTTTCTCTGTATTATGTGGTTGACATTCTCTCCTCCCTTCCTAGAAGTCAAATCAGAAAGTAATTCGGAAGTACTGattattcagtgtaatgaagggtcacctTTGGCTTTTTGGTCTATGCTTGGCTACCTTGGTCTTCTGGCCTCCATTAGCTTCATTGTGGCATTCTTAGCCAGGAGACTTCCAGACAGCTTCAATGAGGCCAAgttcatcaccttcagcatgctggcctTCCTGACTGTCTGGGTGTCCTACATTCCCGCATCCCTCAGCTCCCAAGGAAAATACATGGTGGCCATGGAGATCTTTGCTATCCAATCATCAACCTGGGGTCTGGTTATTTGCATGTTTCTTCCAAAATGTTTCATTATTGTATTTAGACCCGACATGAACTCAAGGGAGAAACTgaccacaaaacaaaaaaattaa